The Desulfuromonadales bacterium genomic interval AGTGGCGACCTATGCCGATGTTGCCACCCTGTTCGCCTTGCGCTGCGTGAAGTGCCATGCGGAAAATGGACTCATGGGACCGGCGCCGGAGGGATATCGGTTGACCTCGTATGAGGCTGCGATTTCGGCCATCGATCGCGCTCGCATCGTGCCCGGCAACCCTGCGGCCAGCGAGATCGTCCGCCGCGTCCGTGGGCAGTCGCTGCCGCGCATGCCCTTCGACGGCCCGCCGTTCCTGAGCGACGAGGAGATCGGAAGGATCACGGAATGGATAAAGCAGGGCGCGCGCAGCGCCGAGGGGACCCAAGCCTCCGTCCCAACCGGTGCCCGTATCCGACTGCAGGGCAGGCTTGCCAGTCAGTGGCAGCTTGACGACCTGCCCCTGGTCATTACGGACTCCACACGGTTTGACAAGTCTCCGCGCACCGGCGATTTCGTAGAAGTGCGTGGTATCCTTGATGGGGCTGGCGCCGTTGTGGCGGAGCGCATCAGACCGCGCCACTGATCCCGTTCCCTCTTGCCGTTCAGGATACATGGTGAAGACGATCGCCGGCGAACTGGCCTACTTCCTGCGCGGCAGGGCGCGTCAGAACCTCAAGGTTCTGGTCCTCTACTGCGCTTTTCTGCTGGCCATGATCCTGCTCTATGCCGTCCTCTTCCAGCACCTGATGCTGCGGCTGGAGGGCCGGGAGTACTCCTTTATCGCCGGAATCTACTGGGTGATCACCGTGATGACCACCC includes:
- a CDS encoding c-type cytochrome domain-containing protein codes for the protein MKPGKLKRDLALFSAVSAFVAFTWTPGVHAQEATYADLEPVLRARCVMCHSGPGAPLGLHLDGLEGLLKGSRNGPVVKAGDPAGSELIRRLKGSSQPRMPMTGPPFLSDEEIALFERWIYAGLPPALAAAEAKTPESPAPPEPGTVATYADVATLFALRCVKCHAENGLMGPAPEGYRLTSYEAAISAIDRARIVPGNPAASEIVRRVRGQSLPRMPFDGPPFLSDEEIGRITEWIKQGARSAEGTQASVPTGARIRLQGRLASQWQLDDLPLVITDSTRFDKSPRTGDFVEVRGILDGAGAVVAERIRPRH